Proteins encoded by one window of Actinocorallia herbida:
- a CDS encoding GntR family transcriptional regulator, translated as MTSALDLNDARRLRSDRARQVADLLRCQIQRGAFESGVLPKEERIVAEFGTTRNAVRDALDLLRAEGLVERLPGVGTLVTAVKVPHGLHRLLGLNETLHEHGDIVNELRAGGRITPPAAISARLGLPEGEPVVYIERLRRLGGVPLSLDQTYLEPELGTSLLAQDLEHEDVFVLIERLSGPLGRADLTIEAVNADPHSAAVLEAPRGAALLLAERLTHLADGRPVDLEFIRFRGDRLTMRGTLHRSL; from the coding sequence GTGACCAGCGCACTTGATCTGAATGACGCACGGCGGCTGCGGTCGGACCGGGCCCGGCAGGTGGCCGATCTGCTCCGGTGCCAGATTCAGCGCGGCGCCTTCGAGAGCGGGGTGCTGCCGAAGGAGGAGCGGATCGTCGCCGAGTTCGGCACGACCCGCAACGCCGTCCGCGACGCCCTCGACCTGCTGCGCGCCGAAGGGCTCGTGGAGAGGCTGCCCGGGGTCGGCACGCTCGTGACCGCCGTCAAGGTCCCGCACGGGCTGCACCGGCTGCTCGGCCTCAACGAGACCCTGCACGAGCACGGCGACATCGTCAACGAGCTGCGGGCGGGCGGCCGCATCACCCCGCCCGCCGCGATCAGCGCGCGGCTCGGCCTGCCCGAGGGCGAACCCGTCGTCTACATCGAGCGGCTCCGCAGGCTGGGCGGAGTCCCGCTCAGCCTCGACCAGACCTACCTGGAGCCCGAGCTGGGCACCTCGCTGCTGGCGCAGGACCTCGAACACGAGGACGTCTTCGTGCTCATCGAGCGCCTGTCCGGCCCCCTCGGCCGCGCCGACCTCACCATCGAGGCCGTCAACGCCGACCCCCATTCCGCGGCGGTCCTGGAGGCGCCGCGCGGCGCGGCGCTCCTCCTGGCCGAGCGGCTCACCCATCTCGCCGACGGCCGGCCGGTCGACCTCGAGTTCATCCGCTTCCGCGGCGACCGGCTGACCATGCGCGGCACCCTTCACCGGAGCCTCTGA
- a CDS encoding 4Fe-4S dicluster domain-containing protein: MPLVPHRQDVPVTIDASLCIEGCTLCIDVCPLDSLALDPETGKAHMYVDECWYCGPCADRCPTGAVTVDIPYLLR, encoded by the coding sequence ATGCCCCTCGTCCCGCACCGCCAGGACGTCCCCGTCACCATCGACGCGAGCCTCTGCATCGAGGGCTGCACCCTCTGCATCGATGTCTGCCCCCTCGACTCCCTCGCCCTCGACCCGGAGACCGGCAAGGCCCACATGTACGTGGACGAGTGCTGGTACTGCGGCCCGTGCGCCGACCGCTGCCCGACGGGCGCCGTCACCGTCGACATCCCCTACCTCCTGCGCTAG
- a CDS encoding ABC transporter substrate-binding protein — protein sequence MKNRSLLTLLIAPVLAACTVAGNAADDDGRIEVVVGYQSKTINTVTAGTLLRSLGYFEKNLGDEYRVVWQDYESGAPITAEMLAGKIDIGSMGDYPLLINGSRAQAQGGDARTELVSITGYNLRGALNGVVVAEDSDAGTLADLKGGTVSASVGSAGHGTLVQALGRIGLDPAEDVKIENQQPSVGASSLQSGGAAALAQFVAWPGQLVQAGQARLLYDGGALDVPTFHGVVVRKGFADVEGDVLQAFLKAQIEATTYLHEHPLDAAESVAKETGLAPETVYLYNGANGIATFDVTVKPELRAAFEQDVPFLKSIGVLEQPLDVAAFFDDSHLREAYGPSYDADTGKKANGAALPGDPLKAGEVWLDGETATHPVADPAALLRFVREAGEKGQKVRAAYVPDARTGTRWYADHSVWLRDGDALLPFATRENAAAYREDHAGTQEVSYEAAVKAA from the coding sequence ATGAAGAACAGATCCCTGCTCACCCTGCTGATCGCGCCCGTGCTCGCCGCCTGCACCGTCGCCGGGAACGCCGCCGACGACGACGGCAGGATCGAGGTCGTCGTCGGCTACCAGTCCAAGACGATCAACACGGTCACCGCCGGGACGCTGCTGCGCTCCCTCGGCTACTTCGAGAAGAACCTCGGCGACGAGTACCGGGTCGTCTGGCAGGACTACGAGTCCGGCGCCCCGATCACCGCCGAGATGCTCGCCGGGAAGATCGACATCGGCTCCATGGGCGACTACCCGCTGCTCATCAACGGCTCCCGCGCCCAGGCCCAGGGCGGCGACGCGCGCACCGAGCTGGTCTCCATCACCGGCTACAACCTGCGGGGCGCGCTCAACGGCGTCGTGGTGGCCGAGGACTCGGACGCCGGGACCCTCGCCGACCTCAAGGGCGGGACGGTGTCGGCGAGCGTCGGCTCGGCCGGGCACGGCACCCTCGTGCAGGCGCTCGGCCGGATCGGCCTGGACCCGGCCGAGGACGTGAAGATCGAGAACCAGCAGCCGTCCGTCGGCGCCTCCTCGCTCCAGTCCGGCGGCGCGGCGGCGCTCGCCCAGTTCGTCGCCTGGCCGGGGCAGCTGGTCCAGGCCGGGCAGGCCAGGCTCCTGTACGACGGCGGCGCCCTCGACGTCCCGACGTTCCACGGCGTCGTCGTCCGGAAGGGCTTCGCCGACGTCGAGGGCGACGTCCTCCAGGCCTTCCTCAAGGCCCAGATCGAGGCGACGACCTACCTTCACGAGCACCCGCTGGACGCGGCCGAGTCCGTCGCGAAGGAGACGGGACTGGCCCCCGAGACCGTCTACCTTTACAACGGGGCCAACGGGATCGCCACCTTCGACGTCACCGTCAAGCCGGAGCTGCGCGCGGCGTTCGAGCAGGACGTGCCGTTCCTGAAGTCCATCGGCGTGCTGGAGCAGCCCCTGGACGTCGCGGCCTTCTTCGACGACTCCCACCTGCGCGAGGCCTACGGTCCGTCCTACGACGCCGACACCGGGAAGAAGGCCAATGGCGCCGCCCTGCCCGGCGACCCCCTGAAGGCGGGCGAGGTCTGGCTCGACGGAGAGACGGCCACCCATCCCGTCGCCGATCCCGCGGCTCTGCTCAGGTTCGTCCGGGAAGCGGGGGAGAAGGGGCAGAAGGTCCGCGCCGCCTACGTGCCCGACGCGCGGACCGGCACCCGCTGGTACGCCGACCACAGCGTCTGGCTCCGCGACGGCGACGCCCTGCTGCCGTTCGCGACCCGAGAGAACGCCGCCGCCTACCGCGAGGACCACGCCGGAACCCAGGAGGTCTCCTACGAGGCGGCGGTGAAGGCCGCATGA
- a CDS encoding ABC transporter permease: MRILLRTVSPLAFLALWHLLTAHDVVFLLRFDRFPGPADVLAEFGRQLGTGVYYQDLAQSLVRILTGFALAAVLGGLLGTVVARSRRAGDLLLPLVELARPIPAIALVPIAILLFPANEQGIVFITFAAAFFPIMVSTRHAVRALPTVWEEAVRTLGGGPLRILRSVLLPGILPGVFGGLSVGMGVAWICLISAEMISGQFGVGYRTWSAYTVVDYPGVIVGIITIGLLGFLTSAAVEVLGRRATRWLPAEARR, translated from the coding sequence ATGAGGATCCTGCTGCGGACGGTGTCCCCGCTGGCCTTCCTCGCCCTGTGGCACCTGCTGACCGCCCACGATGTCGTGTTCCTCCTGCGCTTCGACCGCTTCCCCGGCCCCGCCGACGTCCTCGCCGAGTTCGGCCGCCAGCTGGGCACCGGGGTCTACTACCAGGACCTCGCGCAGAGCCTGGTCCGGATCCTCACCGGCTTCGCGCTCGCCGCGGTGCTCGGCGGACTGCTCGGCACGGTCGTCGCCCGGTCCCGCCGGGCCGGGGACCTGCTGCTGCCGCTGGTCGAGTTGGCCCGGCCGATTCCCGCGATCGCGCTCGTGCCCATCGCGATCCTGCTGTTCCCGGCGAACGAGCAGGGCATCGTGTTCATCACCTTCGCCGCCGCCTTCTTCCCGATCATGGTCTCGACCCGGCATGCGGTCCGCGCGCTGCCGACGGTCTGGGAGGAGGCGGTGCGCACCCTCGGTGGCGGGCCGCTCCGGATCCTGCGCAGCGTCCTGCTGCCGGGCATCCTCCCCGGTGTGTTCGGCGGGCTGTCGGTCGGCATGGGCGTCGCCTGGATCTGCCTGATCTCCGCCGAGATGATCTCCGGCCAGTTCGGCGTCGGATACCGGACGTGGTCGGCCTACACCGTCGTGGACTACCCGGGCGTCATCGTCGGCATCATCACCATCGGCCTGCTCGGCTTCCTCACCTCGGCGGCCGTCGAGGTGCTCGGCCGCCGCGCCACGCGCTGGCTGCCCGCGGAGGCACGCCGATGA
- a CDS encoding ABC transporter ATP-binding protein: MTGLALHLEDVTVTYGGKAVLTGLDLDVAPGEILAVTGASGCGKSTLLRVLAGLLPVAAGTVRADGEPVRGTSPDRALMFQDDALLPWRTARANVALPLAIRGVPRAERAVRADAWLARVGLAGLERRLPRDLSGGQRQRVQLARTLAGAPRTVLMDEPFGALDAQTRHGMQRLLAEVWDTGTTVVLVTHDVDEALLLGDRVAVLGEGGLTELVEVARPRTVVDPSLRARVLAALGAPTLETT; this comes from the coding sequence ATGACGGGTCTCGCGCTCCACCTCGAAGACGTCACGGTGACCTACGGCGGCAAGGCCGTCCTCACCGGCCTCGATCTCGACGTAGCCCCCGGCGAGATCCTCGCCGTCACCGGCGCGTCGGGCTGCGGGAAGTCCACGCTGCTGCGGGTGCTCGCCGGGCTGCTGCCCGTCGCGGCCGGCACCGTGCGCGCCGACGGCGAGCCCGTGCGCGGCACCTCCCCGGACCGGGCGCTGATGTTCCAGGACGACGCGCTGCTGCCCTGGCGCACGGCGCGCGCCAACGTCGCGCTTCCCCTGGCCATCCGCGGCGTCCCGCGCGCCGAGCGGGCCGTCCGCGCCGACGCCTGGCTCGCCCGGGTCGGCCTCGCCGGGCTGGAGCGGCGGTTGCCGCGCGACCTGTCCGGCGGGCAGCGCCAGCGCGTCCAGCTCGCCCGCACGCTCGCCGGGGCGCCGCGCACCGTCCTCATGGACGAGCCGTTCGGCGCGCTGGACGCGCAGACCCGGCACGGCATGCAGCGGCTGCTCGCCGAGGTGTGGGATACGGGCACGACGGTCGTGCTCGTCACCCACGACGTGGACGAGGCGCTGCTGCTCGGCGACCGCGTCGCCGTCCTCGGCGAGGGCGGCCTCACCGAGCTCGTCGAGGTCGCCCGCCCCCGCACCGTAGTCGACCCCTCGCTCCGCGCGCGCGTCCTCGCCGCGCTGGGCGCCCCCACCCTGGAGACCACCTGA
- a CDS encoding fumarate reductase/succinate dehydrogenase flavoprotein subunit — translation MDTAPLTIPPLSERTELTCDVLVVGGGTAGTMAAIAAAENGARVLLLEKAHVRHSGALAMGMDGVNNAVIPGIADPEDYVAEITRANDGIVNQRTVHQTATRGYAMVKRLEGYGVKFEKDEHGQYAVRRVHRSGAYVLPMPEGKDVKKVLYRVLRRRDMRERIRIENRVMPVRVLTSEGRAVGAAGFNTRTGEFVVVRAGAVILATGPCGRLGLPASGYLYGTYENPANAGDGYAMAYHAGAELSGLECFQINPLIKDYNGPACAYVANPFGGYQVNADGDRFVDCDYWSGQMMAEVKREIDSARGPIYLKTTHLPDETLTALEGILHTTERPTRGTFHAGRGHDYRTHDIEMHISEIGLCGGHSASGVWVDENARTTVPGLYAAGDLACVPHNYMIGAFVFGELAGTDAAASARPGEPDEAQIAEAHELVYRPLRHPDGPPQQQVEYKLRRFVNDYVAPPKTGTRLELALEAFTRMSGEIAGMGGRTPHELMRCVEVSFIRDCAELAARSSLVRTESRWGLYHDRADLPGRDDDAWFAHLNVRRAPDGRMEFVRVPVADYLVDVDGFTVPSGGARTVLERFAPMEFTASGHVPSGGGAPAAARSPRILELLALAETAPGVDAFAPYLADPDPKVRRAAVATLTETVPEGFAPVLAAALDDAHASVRHAAAAALRELVEVVPPGPGLAAALRAPHADPVARAACLDVLRALRLGDTALFADALADPDQRVRLQAVRGLVSLDAADGVARAAADQSREVRIAVAAGLGQLAAPEGPEALGALAADPDPLVRAAALKAFAGYDGAPGISVAALADPSWEVRAGAAAALAVASAHGRDLARALADPHLDVRKAAVIALSAHPAAPARDEVLTGALADPDADVRAYARRALAP, via the coding sequence ATGGACACCGCCCCGCTCACGATCCCCCCGCTCAGCGAGCGGACCGAACTGACCTGCGACGTGCTCGTCGTCGGCGGAGGCACCGCCGGGACCATGGCCGCGATCGCCGCCGCCGAGAACGGCGCGCGCGTGCTGCTGCTGGAGAAGGCCCACGTCCGGCATTCAGGGGCGCTCGCGATGGGCATGGACGGCGTCAACAACGCCGTCATTCCCGGCATCGCCGACCCCGAGGACTACGTCGCGGAGATCACCCGCGCCAACGACGGGATCGTGAACCAGCGGACGGTCCACCAGACCGCCACCCGGGGCTACGCCATGGTCAAGCGGCTGGAGGGCTACGGCGTCAAGTTCGAGAAGGACGAGCACGGCCAGTACGCGGTCCGGCGGGTGCACAGGTCGGGCGCGTACGTGCTGCCGATGCCCGAGGGCAAGGACGTGAAGAAGGTCCTCTACCGGGTGCTGCGCCGGAGGGACATGCGCGAACGCATCCGCATAGAGAACCGGGTGATGCCCGTCCGCGTACTGACCTCGGAAGGGCGGGCCGTAGGGGCGGCGGGATTCAACACCCGTACGGGCGAGTTCGTCGTGGTGCGCGCCGGAGCCGTCATCCTCGCGACGGGCCCTTGCGGACGTCTCGGGCTGCCCGCCTCCGGCTACCTGTACGGCACCTACGAGAACCCCGCCAACGCGGGCGACGGGTATGCGATGGCCTACCACGCGGGCGCGGAACTGAGCGGTCTGGAGTGCTTCCAGATCAACCCGCTCATCAAGGACTACAACGGCCCTGCCTGCGCGTATGTCGCGAACCCCTTCGGCGGCTACCAGGTGAACGCCGACGGCGACAGGTTCGTCGACTGCGACTACTGGTCCGGCCAGATGATGGCCGAGGTCAAGCGGGAGATCGACTCGGCGCGCGGCCCCATCTACCTCAAGACCACCCACCTGCCCGACGAGACCCTGACGGCGCTCGAAGGCATCCTGCACACCACCGAGCGGCCGACCCGGGGCACCTTCCACGCCGGACGCGGCCACGACTACCGGACCCACGACATCGAGATGCACATCTCGGAGATCGGCCTGTGCGGCGGGCATTCCGCGTCGGGTGTGTGGGTGGACGAGAACGCCCGCACGACGGTCCCCGGCCTCTACGCGGCGGGCGATCTGGCGTGCGTGCCGCACAACTACATGATCGGCGCGTTCGTCTTCGGCGAGCTGGCCGGGACCGACGCCGCCGCCTCCGCCCGGCCCGGTGAACCCGACGAGGCCCAGATCGCCGAGGCGCACGAGCTGGTCTACCGGCCGCTGCGCCATCCGGACGGGCCGCCGCAGCAGCAGGTCGAGTACAAGCTCCGGCGCTTCGTGAACGACTACGTCGCCCCGCCCAAGACCGGGACAAGGCTGGAGCTCGCCCTTGAGGCGTTCACCCGGATGTCCGGGGAGATCGCCGGGATGGGCGGCCGGACCCCGCACGAGCTGATGCGCTGCGTCGAGGTCTCCTTCATCCGGGACTGCGCCGAACTCGCCGCGCGCTCCTCCCTGGTGCGGACGGAGAGCCGCTGGGGCCTCTACCACGACCGCGCCGACCTGCCGGGACGCGACGACGACGCCTGGTTCGCGCATCTGAACGTCCGGCGGGCGCCCGACGGGCGGATGGAGTTCGTCCGGGTCCCGGTCGCCGACTACCTCGTCGACGTGGACGGCTTCACCGTGCCGAGCGGCGGGGCCAGGACGGTGCTGGAGCGCTTCGCGCCGATGGAGTTCACCGCGTCCGGCCACGTCCCCTCGGGCGGGGGAGCCCCCGCGGCGGCCCGCTCGCCCCGCATCCTCGAACTCCTCGCCCTCGCCGAGACCGCCCCCGGCGTCGACGCTTTCGCGCCCTACCTGGCCGACCCCGATCCGAAGGTCCGGCGCGCCGCGGTCGCGACCCTTACCGAGACCGTCCCGGAAGGGTTCGCGCCGGTCCTCGCCGCGGCGCTGGACGACGCGCACGCCTCGGTCCGGCACGCGGCGGCCGCCGCGCTCCGGGAGCTGGTCGAGGTGGTTCCGCCAGGCCCCGGCCTGGCCGCCGCGCTGCGCGCCCCGCACGCCGATCCCGTCGCCCGCGCGGCCTGCCTCGACGTGCTGCGCGCGCTGCGCCTCGGCGACACCGCCCTGTTCGCGGACGCGCTGGCCGACCCCGACCAGCGGGTCCGCCTCCAGGCGGTGCGCGGCCTCGTCTCGCTCGACGCGGCGGACGGCGTCGCCAGGGCCGCCGCGGACCAGTCCCGGGAGGTCCGCATCGCGGTCGCCGCCGGACTGGGGCAGCTCGCCGCCCCCGAAGGCCCGGAGGCGCTGGGCGCCCTGGCCGCCGACCCCGATCCGCTCGTCCGTGCCGCGGCCTTGAAGGCGTTCGCCGGATATGACGGCGCCCCCGGGATCTCCGTCGCGGCCCTGGCCGACCCGTCCTGGGAGGTCCGTGCCGGAGCCGCCGCCGCCCTGGCCGTCGCCTCGGCCCATGGCCGGGACCTCGCGCGCGCGCTTGCGGACCCGCACCTCGATGTCCGCAAGGCAGCGGTGATCGCGCTCTCCGCCCACCCCGCCGCCCCAGCCAGGGACGAGGTACTCACCGGGGCCCTCGCCGACCCCGACGCCGACGTCAGGGCCTACGCGCGAAGGGCCCTCGCCCCCTGA
- a CDS encoding MFS transporter, translating to MGGANGGLTRDGATWLVYLQVGVYATMLYGLSAALPILRAEQGASQAVAGLHGTALAVGTILCGASLGPLTRRFGRRRVVWTGLAIMNAAVLLIAALPLLPVTLAGYCLANAAGSLVLYAGMAALTEHHGAGRGAAAISEANAVAVTIGIGSTFLLSVLAQSAFGWRAGLLVPPIASVLLALVLGRRWVRERPAAKTAGRSGGALGARFQIMGMVLLCVAAVEFCFNLWGAELFARRTGLTLEAAATGLTAFTAGLAVGRFAGARLALRYAPAFLLVGALGVTGAGWLVFWLATDPVLGYAGLALSGLGVSLHFPMCVAMLGEASGGRTDLANARASLFAGVGVGAGPFVLGALADGFGPHPAFLIVPFLLVLAIAGVVWQHRAPITAPARQPAL from the coding sequence GTGGGCGGAGCGAACGGGGGGCTCACCAGAGATGGCGCCACCTGGCTGGTATATCTGCAGGTCGGCGTCTACGCCACGATGCTGTACGGGCTGAGCGCGGCCCTGCCGATCCTGCGCGCCGAGCAGGGGGCGTCCCAGGCCGTCGCCGGGCTGCACGGCACCGCGCTCGCGGTCGGCACGATCCTGTGCGGCGCTTCGCTCGGCCCGCTGACCCGGCGCTTCGGGCGGCGCCGCGTGGTGTGGACCGGGCTCGCGATCATGAACGCGGCGGTGCTGCTGATCGCCGCGCTGCCGCTGCTCCCGGTGACCCTCGCGGGCTACTGCCTCGCCAACGCGGCGGGCTCCCTCGTGCTCTACGCGGGCATGGCCGCGCTCACCGAGCACCACGGGGCGGGCCGCGGCGCGGCGGCCATCAGCGAGGCCAACGCGGTCGCGGTCACCATCGGGATCGGCTCGACCTTCCTGCTCAGCGTGCTCGCCCAGTCCGCCTTCGGATGGCGGGCCGGCCTGCTCGTGCCGCCGATCGCGTCGGTGCTGCTGGCGCTCGTGCTCGGGCGGCGCTGGGTGCGCGAGCGCCCCGCCGCGAAGACCGCGGGCCGGAGCGGCGGCGCGCTCGGCGCGCGCTTCCAGATCATGGGCATGGTGCTGCTCTGCGTCGCGGCCGTCGAGTTCTGCTTCAACCTGTGGGGGGCCGAACTGTTCGCGCGACGGACCGGACTCACCCTGGAGGCCGCGGCGACCGGGCTCACCGCGTTCACCGCGGGGCTCGCCGTCGGGCGGTTCGCGGGCGCGCGGCTGGCGCTGCGGTACGCCCCCGCCTTCCTGCTGGTCGGCGCGCTGGGCGTCACCGGGGCGGGCTGGCTGGTGTTCTGGCTGGCGACCGACCCCGTCCTCGGGTACGCGGGGCTCGCGCTGTCGGGACTCGGGGTCTCGCTGCACTTCCCGATGTGCGTGGCCATGCTCGGCGAGGCGTCGGGGGGACGGACCGACCTCGCCAACGCGCGGGCCTCGCTGTTCGCGGGCGTCGGGGTGGGCGCGGGCCCGTTCGTCCTCGGCGCGCTCGCCGACGGGTTCGGGCCGCACCCGGCCTTCCTCATCGTGCCGTTCCTGCTGGTCCTCGCCATCGCCGGGGTCGTCTGGCAGCACCGCGCGCCGATCACCGCCCCGGCCCGGCAACCCGCCCTTTAG
- a CDS encoding alpha/beta fold hydrolase has product MAIVETERSPRTLRFPGATGNTLVGDLWGPEDGPLVVLLHGGGQTRHSWRRAGAALAAEGVRALALDARGHGDSEWVADGDYRGVSMVEDVERVLQTVPGRPVVVGASMGGLTGLMLADRLGAEGAAGLVLVDIVPGFDNAGGERVVAFMSSSPDGFASLEEAADAVSAYLPHQERPKSANGLRRNLRQRENGRWYWHWDPAFLTPHDGDIQSYQRYVADMDRAARDLTVPLAVIRGALSDVVGEEALARFREIAPQAEVVELSDAGHTAAGSDNYTFTQAVVALATRMLG; this is encoded by the coding sequence ATGGCCATCGTCGAAACGGAACGTTCCCCGCGCACGCTGCGGTTCCCCGGCGCGACGGGCAACACGCTCGTCGGCGATCTCTGGGGGCCCGAGGACGGTCCGCTGGTGGTACTGCTGCACGGCGGCGGCCAGACCCGGCACTCCTGGCGCCGCGCGGGCGCCGCCCTGGCCGCCGAGGGCGTCCGGGCGCTGGCCCTCGACGCACGCGGCCACGGTGACAGCGAATGGGTCGCCGACGGCGACTACCGGGGCGTCTCCATGGTCGAGGACGTCGAGCGGGTGCTCCAGACGGTGCCGGGCCGCCCGGTCGTCGTCGGCGCCTCCATGGGCGGGCTGACCGGCCTGATGCTGGCCGACAGGCTAGGCGCCGAGGGCGCGGCCGGCCTCGTCCTGGTGGACATCGTGCCGGGGTTCGACAACGCGGGCGGCGAGCGGGTCGTGGCGTTCATGAGCAGCAGCCCGGACGGCTTCGCCAGCCTGGAGGAGGCGGCCGACGCCGTCTCGGCCTACCTGCCGCACCAGGAGCGGCCCAAGAGCGCCAACGGCCTGCGCCGCAACCTCCGCCAGCGCGAGAACGGCCGCTGGTACTGGCACTGGGACCCGGCGTTCCTCACCCCGCACGACGGCGACATCCAGTCCTACCAGCGCTACGTCGCCGACATGGACCGGGCCGCCCGCGACCTGACCGTGCCGCTCGCCGTCATCCGGGGCGCGCTGTCGGACGTGGTCGGCGAGGAGGCGCTCGCCCGCTTCCGCGAGATCGCCCCGCAGGCCGAGGTGGTGGAGCTCTCCGACGCCGGGCACACCGCCGCGGGCTCGGACAATTACACCTTCACCCAGGCCGTCGTGGCTCTGGCCACCCGGATGCTCGGGTGA
- the narI gene encoding respiratory nitrate reductase subunit gamma codes for MTSILLWAVLPYVAILVFVLGHLWRYRYDKFGWTTRSSELYERRLLRWGSPMFHFGIIFVFLGHVGGLLIPESWTDAIGLSETAYHWIAIVLGAVAGVLTVCGMAILIYRRRTVGPVFIATTWNDKLMYLVLAVTILLGLAATALANVAVGGYDYRHTVSPWFRSIFLLRPDPDLMSGVPVLYQAHALSAITLFVIWPFTRLVHVLTAPVGYLTRPYIVYRSRTPRPAPRGWTPSRQPGKSPRV; via the coding sequence GTGACCTCGATCCTGCTCTGGGCGGTCCTGCCCTACGTCGCCATCCTCGTCTTCGTCCTCGGGCACCTCTGGCGCTACCGGTACGACAAGTTCGGCTGGACGACCCGCTCGTCGGAGCTGTACGAGCGGCGCCTCCTGCGCTGGGGCAGCCCGATGTTCCACTTCGGGATCATCTTCGTCTTCCTCGGCCACGTCGGCGGCCTGCTCATCCCCGAGTCCTGGACCGACGCGATCGGCCTGAGCGAGACCGCCTACCACTGGATCGCGATCGTCCTCGGGGCCGTCGCCGGAGTGCTCACCGTCTGCGGGATGGCGATCCTGATCTACCGGCGGCGGACCGTCGGGCCGGTCTTCATCGCCACGACCTGGAACGACAAGCTCATGTACCTCGTCCTGGCCGTGACGATCCTGCTCGGCCTCGCCGCGACCGCGCTGGCCAACGTCGCGGTCGGCGGCTACGACTACCGGCACACCGTCTCGCCCTGGTTCCGGTCGATCTTCCTGCTGCGACCCGACCCCGATCTGATGTCCGGCGTCCCCGTGCTCTACCAGGCGCACGCACTGAGCGCGATCACCCTGTTCGTCATCTGGCCGTTCACCCGCCTCGTCCATGTGCTGACGGCCCCGGTCGGGTACCTGACCAGGCCGTACATCGTCTACCGTTCACGGACGCCCCGGCCCGCGCCGCGCGGATGGACGCCTTCCCGCCAACCCGGGAAGAGTCCGCGGGTATGA
- the narJ gene encoding nitrate reductase molybdenum cofactor assembly chaperone gives MRPRGPAPAEAAAAWQTASVLLRYPDELHALVPELRDVLAGLPRPIAEPFGRFLDHVAATRPQDLTVAYVDTFDHRKRGCLYLTYYAYGDTRKRGMALLRFQRAYRAAGLVLTGEEIADHLPVVLEFAAFDGAGRNLLVEHRAGLELLRRSLKESASPWAHVLDGVHATLPPLTGRAADAVLRLAAEGPPEEEVGLPGYGPDAAAYAEPVSAPASTGARP, from the coding sequence GTGAGGCCCCGGGGCCCGGCCCCCGCCGAGGCCGCGGCGGCCTGGCAGACGGCGTCGGTGCTGCTGCGGTACCCCGACGAGCTGCACGCGCTCGTGCCCGAGCTGCGCGACGTCCTCGCGGGCCTGCCGCGCCCCATCGCCGAGCCGTTCGGGCGGTTCCTCGACCACGTCGCCGCGACCAGGCCGCAGGACCTGACCGTCGCCTATGTGGACACCTTCGACCACCGCAAGCGCGGCTGCCTGTACCTCACCTACTACGCCTACGGTGACACCCGGAAGCGCGGGATGGCCCTGCTGCGGTTCCAGCGGGCCTACCGGGCCGCCGGACTCGTCCTCACCGGCGAGGAGATCGCCGACCACCTGCCCGTCGTGCTGGAGTTCGCGGCCTTCGACGGGGCGGGCCGGAACCTGCTCGTCGAGCACCGCGCGGGGCTGGAGCTGCTGCGGCGCTCCCTCAAGGAGTCCGCCTCGCCCTGGGCGCACGTCCTCGACGGCGTCCACGCGACCCTGCCTCCGCTGACGGGCAGGGCCGCCGACGCGGTCCTCAGGCTCGCCGCAGAGGGGCCGCCGGAAGAAGAGGTCGGCCTCCCGGGATACGGCCCGGACGCCGCGGCCTACGCCGAGCCCGTCTCAGCACCCGCCTCAACAGGAGCCCGCCCGTGA